DNA from Methylobacterium currus:
CGGGTCTGGTGGCGCCCCTCATCGCCGCCCTCGACGCCGCCGAGCCGCCGCTCTCCGAAGACCGGGCCCGGCTCCAGGCGGTGCGGGCGCAGCGGGCGGAGGCCGCCCAGAACTTCTTCGCGCGGCTCGCGCCGCAATGGGACCGGGTGCGCTCGCTCCACGTGCCGGAGGCCACCGTCGAGGCGGCGGTGCTCGAGTCGCTGGGGACCGGGCCGATCGGCAGCCTCGTCGATCTCGGCACCGGCACCGGACGGATGCTCGGGCTGCTCGCGCCCCGCGCGGCCCGGGCGACCGGTCTCGACGCCAACCACGCCATGCTGTCGGTTGCCCGCGCCAACCTGGAGCGCCAGGGGCTGACCCGGATCGACCTGCGCCAGGGCGACATCCACGCGCCCCCCTTCGGCCGGGCCAGCTTCGACCTCGTGCTGATCCATCAGGTGCTGCATTACCTCGACGACCCGGCCCGCGCCCTGCGCGAGGCCGCGCGCCTCGTCGCCCCCGGCGGCCGCCTCCTTGTGGTTGATTTTGCCCCCCACAGCCTGGAATTCCTCCGCGAGGACGAAGCGCATCGCCGCCTCGGCTTCGCACCCGAGCAGGTCGCCGGATGGCTCTTCGAGGCCGGGCTGACCGACGTGCGGCTGCGCCACCTCGCCCCGACCGGGGGCGCGGAGCACCAGCTCACCGTCACGCTCTGGCTCGCCCATCACCCTGAAGCCGCTGCCGGCCTGCCCGACCGCGCCGTCGCCTGATCCGCTCTTTCCCGCCGAGGCCGCCGATGATCCCCACCGCCTTCCGCCCGAGCCGCGAGAGCCGCCGCCCGATCCGGGTCTCGTTCGAGTTCTTCCCGCCTAAGACCCCGGAGATGGAGGCGACCCTGTGGTCGTCGATCGAGCGGCTGGCGCCGCTCGGCCCCAGCTTCGTCTCGGTGACCTACGGCGCCGGCGGCTCGACCCGCGAGCGCACCCACAACACCGTGGCGCGCCTGGTGCGCGAGACCGAGCTGAAGCCCGCCGCCCACCTCACCTGCGTGGCGGCGACCAAGGGCGAGGTCGACGACGTGGTGCGCGCCTATCACGAGGCCGGCGTGCGCCACATCGTGGCCCTGCGCGGCGACCCGGCGGAGGGAGTCGGCACCGCCTACACGGCGCATCCGGGCGGCTACGAGCGCTCCTGCGACCTCGTCGCCGGGATCAAGCGCATCGGCGACTTCGAGGTCTCGGTCTCGGCCTATCCCGAGCGCCACCCCGAGGCCGGCTCCCTCGACCAGGATCTCGACGCGCTGAAGGCCAAGGTCGATTGCGGCGCCGACCGCGCCATCACCCAGTTCTTCTTCGACAACGACCTGTTCTTCCGCTACCTCGACCGGGTGCAGTCGCGGGGGATCGACATCCCGATCATCCCCGGCATCCTGCCGGTGCAGAACTTCAAGCAGGCCGCCAACTTCGCCCGCCGCACCGGCGCCTCGGTGCCGGATTGGCTCGCCGCCCGCTTCGAGGGGCTGGAGGACGACGTCTCCACCCGCAAGCTGGTGGCCGCGGCGGTGGCCGCCGAGCAGGTGCTCGACCTCGTCGACCGCGGCGTCACCGACTTCCACTTCTACACCATGAACCGCGCCGACCTCGTCTACGCGATCTGCCATCTGCTGGGCCTGCGCGCGGCGCCGGCGGCGGCGGAGAAGGCCGCGGCCTGAAGCCAAGGCTGCTCCTGCCTCTTCGCCCCGATATGCCCCGGGCCGCGTCACGCGGCCCGTCTTGATTCGATTGCCCGACCCGCTGGAACCCCATCCCGATGACCGACCTCCACCCCGCCGACGGTGCCGAAATCCTGACCGCCCTGCGCCGGCGCGCGGCGGAGAAGATCCTCGTTCTCGACGGGGCGATGGGCACGGTGATCCAGCGCCTCGGCCTGACCGAGGCCGACTTCCGCAGCGAGCGCTTCCGCGATCACGACCATGACCAGAAGGGCAACAACGACCTCCTGATCCTGACGCAGCCCGACGCGATCCGGCAGATCCACCTCGACTACTTCCTCGCCGGCGCCGACGTCGTCGAGACCAACACCTTCTCGGGCACGACGATCGCTCAGGCCGATTACGGCATGGAGCCGATCATCCACGAGCTGAACCGCGAGGGCGCGCGGCTCGCCCGCGAGGCGGCGTTGCTCGCCGAGAAGCAGGACGGGCGCCGCCGCTTCGTCGCCGGCGCCATCGGCCCGACGAACCGCACCCTGTCGATCTCGCCCGACGTCAACAACCCGGGCTACCGCGCCGTGACCTTCGACCAGGTCCGCGACGCTTACGCCGAGCAGGTGCGTGGCCTGATCGCCGGCGGCGCCGAGCTGATCCTGATCGAGACGGTCTTCGACACCCTGAACGCCAAGGCGGCGGTGGCGGCGGCCTGGCAGGTCTTCGAGGAGACCGGCACCCGCCTGCCGATCATGATCTCGGGCACCATCACGGATCTGTCGGGCCGCACGCTGTCGGGCCAGACCCCGACCGCCTTCTGGCACTCGCTGCGCCACGCCGATCCCCTGACCTTCGGCCTCAACTGCGCGCTCGGCGCCCGCGAGATGCGCGCCCACATCGACGAATTGTCGCGCACCTGCGACACGCTGGTCTGCGCCTACCCGAATGCCGGCCTGCCGAACGAGTTCGGCCTCTACGACGAGAGTCCCGAGGCGATGGGCAAGC
Protein-coding regions in this window:
- a CDS encoding ArsR/SmtB family transcription factor translates to MIATVPFADALGVLRAAAEETRLRILVLLGEGELSVSDLTDILGQSQPRISRHLKLLVEAGLVVRHREGAWAFFRLREGTAGLVAPLIAALDAAEPPLSEDRARLQAVRAQRAEAAQNFFARLAPQWDRVRSLHVPEATVEAAVLESLGTGPIGSLVDLGTGTGRMLGLLAPRAARATGLDANHAMLSVARANLERQGLTRIDLRQGDIHAPPFGRASFDLVLIHQVLHYLDDPARALREAARLVAPGGRLLVVDFAPHSLEFLREDEAHRRLGFAPEQVAGWLFEAGLTDVRLRHLAPTGGAEHQLTVTLWLAHHPEAAAGLPDRAVA
- the metF gene encoding methylenetetrahydrofolate reductase [NAD(P)H] — encoded protein: MIPTAFRPSRESRRPIRVSFEFFPPKTPEMEATLWSSIERLAPLGPSFVSVTYGAGGSTRERTHNTVARLVRETELKPAAHLTCVAATKGEVDDVVRAYHEAGVRHIVALRGDPAEGVGTAYTAHPGGYERSCDLVAGIKRIGDFEVSVSAYPERHPEAGSLDQDLDALKAKVDCGADRAITQFFFDNDLFFRYLDRVQSRGIDIPIIPGILPVQNFKQAANFARRTGASVPDWLAARFEGLEDDVSTRKLVAAAVAAEQVLDLVDRGVTDFHFYTMNRADLVYAICHLLGLRAAPAAAEKAAA